Proteins found in one Gemmatimonadaceae bacterium genomic segment:
- a CDS encoding glycoside hydrolase family 3 protein produces the protein MSTTLTTDSTRLTVPAPVEALLAQLTVEQKLGQMMMPERMAITPDEVRDAHIGAVLSGGGSAPGTNQLADWVAMNDAYWAASMSEGPDRVPIPLLYAVDAIHGHANVLGATVFPHNIGLGCAHDAELVERTARIMAQEVLATGVDWTFAPTLAVAGNPHWGRTYESFSDDPALVAQYAGPYVRGVQGEAGDSGVLACAKHWIGDGGTTAGNDQGDTACTEAELERVHMAPYPPAIAAGVYTVMASFNSWNGDKCHGHRYLLTDVLKGRLGFDGLVVSDWDGVDYLHEDYGSAITMAVNAGIDMLMVSVEWKACLAHLRDAVTRGEIPMARIDDAVRRILSVKWRSGLFERPRPSERPMSASPTFGSVAHRNVAREAVRKSLVLLKNDRAVLPFAPSARLLVAGKSAHNRGHQCGGFTVAWQGVTDNESIVGGTSIWEGIREVAPHAVLSPDGAAADTAMFDAAIVVIGERPYAEGMGDLRSGGRVQRGSQREVKPHTLNPYGATLELASLHPEDLALIERLRARGLPVVTVFVAGRPLVVNQELDASTAFVAAWLPGSEGAGVADVLFGAHDFTGRLSFTWPSVAGEAFATAAPRFVRGDGLSYRSR, from the coding sequence ATGTCGACCACACTGACCACCGATTCGACGCGCCTCACGGTGCCCGCCCCCGTCGAGGCCCTGCTCGCGCAGCTCACCGTCGAGCAGAAGCTCGGGCAGATGATGATGCCCGAACGCATGGCGATCACGCCGGACGAGGTGCGCGACGCGCACATCGGTGCCGTGTTGAGTGGCGGTGGCTCCGCCCCGGGCACCAATCAGCTGGCGGACTGGGTCGCCATGAATGACGCGTACTGGGCCGCCTCGATGAGCGAAGGACCGGACCGGGTGCCGATTCCGCTGCTCTATGCCGTGGACGCCATTCACGGTCACGCCAACGTGCTCGGCGCGACGGTCTTTCCGCACAACATCGGCCTGGGCTGCGCGCACGATGCCGAGCTCGTGGAGCGTACCGCGCGCATCATGGCGCAGGAGGTCCTCGCGACCGGTGTGGACTGGACGTTTGCGCCCACGCTCGCCGTGGCGGGCAATCCGCACTGGGGGCGCACCTACGAAAGCTTCTCCGACGATCCGGCGCTCGTCGCCCAGTATGCCGGGCCGTATGTGCGTGGCGTGCAGGGCGAGGCCGGCGACAGCGGGGTGCTGGCGTGCGCGAAGCACTGGATCGGTGACGGCGGGACCACCGCCGGCAATGATCAGGGAGACACCGCCTGTACCGAGGCCGAGCTCGAGCGCGTGCACATGGCGCCGTACCCGCCGGCCATCGCCGCCGGCGTGTACACCGTCATGGCGAGCTTCAACAGCTGGAACGGCGACAAGTGCCATGGGCATCGCTATCTCCTCACGGACGTCCTGAAGGGACGGCTGGGCTTTGACGGCCTCGTGGTCTCCGACTGGGACGGCGTGGACTATCTGCACGAGGACTACGGTTCGGCAATCACCATGGCGGTGAATGCCGGCATCGACATGCTGATGGTCTCGGTGGAGTGGAAGGCGTGTCTCGCGCATCTGCGCGACGCGGTCACGCGCGGCGAGATCCCCATGGCGCGCATCGACGATGCGGTGCGGCGTATCCTCTCGGTCAAGTGGCGGAGTGGGCTGTTCGAGCGGCCGCGGCCGTCGGAGCGACCCATGTCGGCGTCGCCGACGTTCGGGAGCGTGGCGCATCGTAACGTGGCGCGCGAGGCGGTGCGCAAGTCGCTCGTGCTGCTGAAGAATGATCGCGCGGTGCTCCCCTTCGCGCCGAGCGCGCGTCTGCTCGTGGCGGGCAAGAGCGCGCACAACCGCGGGCACCAGTGCGGCGGCTTCACGGTGGCGTGGCAGGGGGTCACCGACAACGAGTCGATCGTGGGTGGCACGAGCATCTGGGAGGGGATTCGTGAGGTCGCGCCACACGCGGTGCTCTCTCCCGATGGCGCGGCGGCCGACACGGCGATGTTCGACGCGGCGATCGTGGTGATCGGCGAGCGTCCGTATGCCGAAGGCATGGGCGACCTGCGGTCGGGCGGGCGTGTGCAGCGCGGCTCGCAGCGGGAGGTCAAGCCGCACACGCTGAACCCGTACGGGGCGACGCTCGAACTGGCGTCTCTGCACCCCGAAGATCTGGCGCTCATCGAGCGGCTGCGGGCGCGCGGACTGCCGGTCGTGACCGTGTTCGTGGCGGGGCGGCCGCTGGTGGTGAACCAGGAGCTTGATGCGTCCACGGCGTTCGTCGCCGCGTGGCTACCCGGCTCCGAAGGCGCCGGCGTGGCGGACGTGCTCTTCGGGGCGCACGACTTCACCGGGCGCCTCTCCTTTACCTGGCCGAGTGTGGCGGGTGAGGCGTTCGCGACGGCCGCGCCGCGCTTCGTGCGCGGCGACGGCCTCTCCTACCGCTCGCGCTAA
- a CDS encoding glycoside hydrolase family 16 protein: protein MPDGYRLAWSDEFDGAAGARANAATWTYQQGTDWGNQQLEYDTDRTENAALDGNGNLVITAKRESFRGSNYTSARLNSTGKRSVKYGRIEARMKLPRGRGLWPAFWLLGSSCATVGWPLCGEIDIMEYKGQEPSTVYGTAHGPGYFAGGALSGKKTLTAARLDNSFHTYAVEWTATRIDWFIDGERYWTVQKGATPGPWVFDAPFDIILNVAVGGNFVGSPDNITTFPQSMTVDYVRVYEAIP, encoded by the coding sequence GTGCCCGATGGCTATCGCCTCGCCTGGTCCGACGAGTTCGATGGCGCCGCCGGTGCGCGTGCGAATGCGGCCACCTGGACCTACCAGCAGGGCACCGACTGGGGCAATCAGCAGCTCGAGTACGACACCGATCGCACCGAGAATGCAGCCCTCGATGGCAACGGCAACCTGGTCATCACCGCCAAGCGGGAAAGCTTCCGCGGGAGCAATTACACGTCGGCGCGCCTCAACTCCACGGGCAAGCGCAGCGTGAAGTACGGGCGCATCGAAGCGCGCATGAAGCTCCCGCGCGGCCGTGGCCTCTGGCCGGCGTTCTGGCTGCTGGGCAGCAGCTGCGCGACGGTGGGTTGGCCGTTGTGCGGCGAGATCGACATCATGGAGTACAAGGGGCAGGAGCCGAGCACGGTGTACGGGACGGCACACGGGCCCGGCTACTTCGCTGGCGGGGCGCTCTCCGGCAAGAAGACGCTCACCGCCGCGCGCCTCGACAACAGCTTCCACACCTATGCCGTGGAGTGGACGGCGACGCGCATCGACTGGTTCATCGACGGCGAGCGCTATTGGACCGTGCAGAAGGGCGCCACACCCGGGCCGTGGGTCTTTGATGCGCCCTTCGACATCATCCTGAACGTCGCGGTGGGCGGCAACTTCGTGGGCTCGCCGGATAACATCACGACCTTCCCGCAGTCGATGACGGTGGACTACGTGCGCGTCTACGAGGCGATTCCGTGA
- a CDS encoding glycosyltransferase — protein MSFRPVFHDPSGRRSTLVRRTLYTVGAIGAVLAGGFAIAVLRPARIDPLPMTKVVSMSDTAGSWGKGGAQACGTRGRPACPPMALPRHQGTPVADPIVAAFVVQWDAGSRAALKRVGDHLDWAVFESVFLGRGKEPGQLTVEVDKDLIAAARERGAAPHLMITNYGASGFDSLLAANVIATPAARASTVAQLMEAVTANEFAGVFVDFENLPASLHPPMLAFLQELRTALQADSAILSVAVPISEGDGYPTKAYAANADYVMAMLYDEHGGLNEAGPVASASWFAERLDAVLDSVPPAQLMLGIGQYGYHWRSDKPEAVNLSVSEAMALSRAAPGGPHLDARTRNPMAGWRETSGLSHRVWYLDAVSAWNQIRAGLSTGAAGAAIWRLGSEDATLWNVLGRQGFNAPVDSLRWLPNNGASVIVGDGEVLAVEGYEGRGERAVALDRQGYIQSEQLVRPPGGYFISRGGFHKNKVAITFDDGPDEDWTPAILDTLASRDAIASFFLIGRQVQRLPILTRRIAQEGHEIGNHSWSHPDFAGLSPQAIRMELSAAGRTIEAVTGERPIVFRPPYIGDAQPSTEERLRPMAVANEMGYRIAGLEIDPKDWYEKDPQRIIANAIRDLEKNNGRVVLLHDAGGDRSATVAALGPLIDTLRARGYELTTIAGLLDAAPTAGNPSVPRNEAPQRMLTIATLQVANVVEYTLVTAFLVALVLGLVRLALIGGLATAQRFRPRYARRLADDVFTPSVSVVIPAYNEERVIARTILSVLGQDYPALQVIVVDDGSTDGTLAAAQAVRDPRVVVLTQPNGGKALALNHGIVDATGDMVVVIDADTVLAPDAIRQLVCPLADKRVGAVAGNAKVGNRVNLVTRWQAVEYVTSQNLDRRAFVMLNCITVVPGAIGAWRRSAILDVGGFKHETMAEDQDLTLTLLRAGHRIALADRAIAYTEAPETLDALLRQRFRWSFGTLQCAWKHRAAFLRRSAGSLGMVGLPNIWLFQLIFPLLAPAADIALVWSMVRLAMEFAPLGWTTAWGHALPVVSLYAFFLLIDFITALIGVGYEKGESIWQALLVPLQRIAYRQVLYIALLKAMRAAARGWIPSWGKLERTGSLTARGL, from the coding sequence GTGTCCTTTCGCCCCGTTTTTCACGACCCCTCGGGTCGGCGCAGCACGCTGGTGCGCCGGACCCTGTATACCGTCGGCGCCATCGGCGCGGTGCTGGCGGGTGGGTTTGCCATTGCCGTCCTCCGGCCGGCGCGCATCGATCCGCTCCCGATGACCAAGGTGGTGTCGATGTCCGACACCGCCGGCAGCTGGGGAAAGGGGGGCGCACAGGCGTGCGGGACGCGCGGCCGGCCGGCCTGTCCGCCGATGGCCTTGCCGCGCCACCAGGGTACACCAGTCGCCGATCCCATCGTCGCCGCCTTCGTGGTGCAGTGGGACGCCGGCAGCCGGGCAGCGCTCAAGCGGGTGGGTGATCACCTCGACTGGGCGGTGTTCGAGTCGGTCTTCCTTGGCCGCGGCAAGGAGCCGGGGCAGCTCACGGTGGAGGTGGACAAGGATCTGATCGCCGCCGCGCGCGAACGGGGCGCGGCGCCGCATCTGATGATCACCAACTACGGCGCGTCGGGCTTCGATTCGCTCTTGGCCGCGAACGTGATCGCCACCCCCGCCGCGCGTGCGTCCACCGTGGCGCAGCTCATGGAGGCGGTCACGGCCAATGAGTTCGCCGGCGTCTTCGTGGACTTCGAAAATCTGCCAGCGTCGCTGCACCCGCCGATGCTCGCGTTTCTGCAGGAGCTGCGCACGGCGCTGCAGGCCGATAGTGCGATCCTGTCGGTGGCGGTGCCAATCAGTGAAGGCGATGGCTATCCCACCAAGGCGTATGCGGCGAATGCCGACTACGTCATGGCCATGCTGTACGATGAACATGGCGGCCTCAATGAGGCTGGCCCGGTGGCGAGTGCGAGCTGGTTCGCCGAGCGGCTCGACGCGGTGCTCGATTCGGTGCCGCCGGCGCAGCTCATGCTGGGCATCGGGCAATACGGCTATCACTGGCGCAGCGACAAACCGGAGGCGGTGAACCTCAGTGTGAGTGAGGCGATGGCGCTCAGTCGCGCCGCCCCGGGCGGGCCGCATCTCGATGCGCGTACCCGCAACCCCATGGCCGGCTGGCGCGAAACCTCGGGGCTTTCGCATCGCGTGTGGTATCTCGATGCGGTGAGTGCGTGGAATCAGATTCGCGCCGGGCTCAGCACCGGGGCGGCGGGTGCCGCGATCTGGCGCCTGGGGTCGGAAGACGCGACGCTCTGGAATGTGCTTGGCCGCCAGGGCTTCAACGCCCCGGTGGACTCGCTGCGCTGGCTGCCGAACAACGGCGCGTCGGTGATCGTGGGTGATGGCGAAGTGCTCGCCGTGGAGGGCTACGAAGGGCGCGGCGAACGCGCCGTGGCGCTCGACAGGCAGGGCTACATCCAGAGCGAACAGCTGGTGCGGCCGCCGGGCGGCTACTTCATCTCGCGCGGCGGGTTTCACAAGAACAAGGTGGCCATCACGTTCGACGATGGCCCGGACGAAGACTGGACGCCGGCCATTCTCGACACGCTGGCGTCGCGCGATGCCATCGCGAGCTTCTTCCTGATCGGCCGCCAGGTGCAGCGGCTGCCGATCCTGACGCGACGCATCGCGCAGGAAGGGCACGAGATCGGCAATCACTCGTGGAGCCATCCGGACTTTGCCGGTCTGAGCCCGCAGGCCATCCGCATGGAGCTCTCTGCGGCTGGCCGCACGATCGAAGCGGTAACCGGCGAGCGGCCCATCGTGTTCCGTCCGCCGTACATCGGCGATGCGCAGCCAAGCACGGAGGAGCGCCTGCGGCCGATGGCGGTGGCGAACGAGATGGGCTATCGCATCGCCGGTCTCGAGATCGATCCGAAGGACTGGTACGAAAAGGACCCGCAGCGCATCATCGCGAACGCCATTCGCGACCTCGAGAAGAACAACGGCCGTGTGGTGCTGCTGCATGACGCGGGTGGTGATCGGTCGGCCACGGTCGCGGCGCTCGGGCCGCTCATCGATACCCTGCGGGCGCGCGGCTACGAACTCACCACCATTGCGGGGCTGCTCGATGCTGCGCCCACCGCTGGCAATCCGTCGGTGCCCCGCAATGAAGCGCCGCAGCGGATGCTCACGATCGCCACGTTGCAGGTGGCGAACGTGGTGGAGTACACGCTGGTCACGGCCTTCCTCGTGGCGCTGGTGCTCGGGCTCGTGCGACTGGCGCTGATCGGCGGCCTCGCTACGGCGCAGCGATTCCGGCCGCGCTACGCGCGCCGACTCGCCGACGACGTCTTCACGCCCAGCGTGTCGGTGGTCATCCCCGCATACAACGAAGAGCGCGTCATCGCCCGCACGATTCTGTCGGTGCTGGGGCAGGACTATCCGGCACTGCAGGTCATTGTGGTGGACGACGGCTCCACCGATGGGACGCTGGCCGCGGCGCAGGCGGTCCGGGACCCGCGCGTCGTCGTGCTCACGCAGCCCAACGGGGGCAAGGCCCTGGCGCTCAATCACGGCATCGTGGACGCCACCGGCGACATGGTCGTGGTAATCGACGCCGACACGGTGCTGGCGCCCGATGCTATCCGACAGCTCGTCTGCCCGCTTGCCGACAAGCGCGTGGGGGCGGTCGCCGGCAATGCGAAGGTTGGGAATCGCGTGAACCTGGTGACGCGCTGGCAGGCGGTGGAGTACGTCACGAGTCAGAATCTCGACCGGCGCGCATTCGTGATGCTCAACTGCATCACTGTCGTGCCGGGGGCCATTGGCGCGTGGCGGCGCAGCGCGATTCTCGACGTGGGCGGCTTCAAGCATGAGACGATGGCCGAAGACCAGGATCTCACGCTCACGCTCCTGCGCGCCGGGCATCGCATCGCGCTCGCCGATCGCGCCATCGCGTATACCGAGGCACCGGAAACGCTGGACGCGCTGCTCCGTCAGCGCTTCCGCTGGAGCTTCGGCACGCTGCAGTGTGCCTGGAAGCACCGCGCGGCGTTCCTGCGTCGAAGCGCTGGCTCGCTGGGGATGGTGGGGCTGCCCAACATCTGGCTCTTTCAGCTCATCTTCCCGCTCCTGGCACCGGCCGCGGACATTGCGCTGGTGTGGAGCATGGTGCGCCTCGCGATGGAGTTCGCCCCTCTCGGCTGGACCACCGCGTGGGGCCACGCACTCCCCGTGGTTTCCCTGTACGCCTTCTTCCTGCTCATCGACTTCATCACCGCGCTCATCGGCGTGGGCTACGAGAAGGGCGAGTCGATCTGGCAGGCATTGCTGGTGCCGCTGCAGCGGATCGCCTACCGGCAGGTGCTCTACATCGCGCTCCTGAAAGCCATGCGGGCGGCGGCGCGCGGCTGGATTCCGAGCTGGGGGAAGCTGGAGCGGACGGGGTCGCTGACGGCGCGCGGACTCTAA
- a CDS encoding glycoside hydrolase family 3 C-terminal domain-containing protein produces the protein MEAFVADLLSRMTREEKLGQLQQVQGTNGHVADHLADAVRRGAVGSIINEVDPATIRSLQWIARHESRLGIPLLIGRDVIHGFHTVFPIPLGQAATWNPQAVEQAARLAAEEATAVGINWTFAPMLDVGRDARWGRVAEGYGEDPYLIGEMGAAAVRGFQTDDPTRPDALAACAKHFMGYGASEAGKDYNSTNIPPHELRNVHLPPFRAAVDAGVLTVMTSFSDVDGIPATANATLLRDILRDDLGFDGLVVSDWDAVPQLTTHGLTADDREAALAAAQAGVDMEMASRTYAHHLPALLAEGLVDDATIDAMVRHILRVKVRLGLFDRPLVDPAAVPPSGAPATLAAARDVARDSLVLLRNAHALLPLDLTSLRSVALVGALADDPWEQLGTWIFDGRTDHAVTVREALAARLGDAVTLRYERGHTHPRARDREGHAAAVAAAAAADVAVLVLGEDAILSGEAHCRADVSLPGDQRALIADVVATGTPVVVVIMAGRALALEGALDGVAAVLYAWHPGVMGGAAIVDVLCGDASPSGRLPVSLPRVTGQVPLYYAHKRTGKPATPETIVHESTITGRVPQLSVGNTSFHLDVHPTPLFPFGYGLSYTRFAYEQLRVSHHTLRRGESLTVAVDLLNTGDRAGTEVVQLYLNDPVASLTRPVRELRRFARVALAPGARQTVTFTLTESDLAFSNRHHRRTAEAGVFHLWVGGDATAELHASFTLVD, from the coding sequence GTGGAGGCCTTCGTCGCCGATCTCCTCTCGCGCATGACGCGAGAGGAGAAGCTCGGCCAGCTGCAACAGGTCCAGGGCACGAACGGCCACGTGGCCGATCATCTGGCCGACGCGGTGCGGCGAGGGGCGGTCGGGTCGATCATCAATGAGGTGGATCCGGCCACGATTCGCAGTCTGCAGTGGATCGCACGCCATGAATCGCGGCTCGGCATTCCGCTGCTGATCGGGCGCGATGTGATTCACGGGTTTCATACGGTCTTCCCGATTCCGCTCGGGCAGGCCGCGACCTGGAACCCGCAGGCCGTGGAGCAGGCGGCGCGGCTCGCCGCCGAGGAAGCGACGGCGGTGGGGATCAACTGGACCTTCGCGCCCATGCTCGATGTCGGGCGTGATGCGCGCTGGGGGCGCGTCGCCGAGGGGTACGGGGAGGATCCATACCTGATTGGCGAGATGGGCGCTGCCGCCGTACGCGGTTTTCAGACGGACGATCCCACGCGCCCTGATGCGCTCGCCGCCTGTGCGAAGCACTTCATGGGCTACGGCGCGAGCGAGGCGGGGAAGGACTACAACAGCACCAACATCCCGCCGCATGAGCTCCGCAATGTGCATCTGCCGCCGTTTCGGGCGGCGGTCGATGCCGGCGTGCTGACGGTGATGACGTCGTTCTCCGATGTCGACGGCATTCCGGCGACGGCGAACGCGACCCTGCTGCGCGACATTTTGCGCGATGATCTCGGCTTCGACGGACTGGTGGTCAGCGACTGGGATGCAGTGCCCCAGCTCACCACGCATGGGCTGACGGCCGACGATCGCGAGGCGGCGCTCGCGGCCGCACAGGCCGGCGTGGACATGGAGATGGCGAGCCGGACCTACGCGCACCACCTGCCCGCGCTGCTCGCCGAGGGGCTCGTGGATGACGCGACGATCGATGCCATGGTCCGCCATATCCTGCGCGTGAAGGTGCGGCTGGGGCTCTTCGATCGGCCCCTTGTGGATCCCGCGGCGGTGCCGCCCTCGGGGGCGCCGGCCACGCTGGCAGCGGCGCGCGACGTGGCGCGCGACAGTCTGGTGCTGCTGCGCAATGCGCACGCGCTGCTGCCGCTGGATCTGACCTCGCTGCGCTCGGTGGCGCTGGTCGGCGCGCTCGCCGATGATCCGTGGGAACAGCTGGGGACGTGGATCTTTGATGGGCGCACCGATCACGCGGTCACGGTACGTGAGGCGCTGGCCGCACGGCTGGGGGACGCGGTGACACTGCGCTACGAGCGCGGCCACACCCATCCCCGCGCGCGCGATCGCGAGGGGCATGCGGCGGCGGTCGCCGCCGCGGCCGCGGCCGATGTCGCGGTACTGGTGCTCGGGGAAGACGCCATTCTGTCGGGTGAGGCGCACTGTCGTGCCGACGTGTCGCTCCCGGGCGACCAGCGGGCGCTCATCGCGGACGTCGTGGCCACCGGCACGCCGGTCGTGGTGGTCATCATGGCGGGGCGGGCGCTCGCGCTCGAGGGTGCGCTTGATGGCGTGGCGGCTGTGCTGTATGCCTGGCATCCGGGCGTCATGGGGGGCGCGGCCATTGTGGACGTCCTCTGCGGCGACGCGTCGCCGAGTGGGCGACTGCCCGTCTCGCTCCCGCGCGTCACCGGACAAGTGCCGCTCTACTACGCGCACAAGCGCACCGGCAAGCCTGCCACGCCGGAGACGATCGTGCACGAGTCCACTATCACCGGACGTGTGCCGCAGCTGTCGGTGGGGAACACCTCGTTTCACCTCGACGTGCATCCGACGCCACTCTTTCCCTTCGGCTACGGCCTCTCCTACACCCGCTTTGCGTATGAGCAGCTGCGGGTGTCGCATCACACGCTTCGCCGTGGCGAATCGCTCACCGTGGCGGTCGATCTCCTCAACACGGGAGATCGCGCGGGCACCGAGGTGGTGCAGCTGTACCTGAATGATCCGGTGGCGTCGCTGACGCGACCGGTGCGTGAGCTGCGTCGGTTTGCACGCGTGGCACTCGCGCCCGGCGCGCGGCAGACGGTGACGTTCACGCTCACCGAGTCGGACCTTGCCTTTTCCAACCGGCACCACCGCCGTACCGCGGAAGCCGGGGTGTTTCACCTCTGGGTCGGTGGCGACGCCACCGCTGAACTCCACGCGTCCTTCACCCTCGTGGACTGA
- a CDS encoding 1,4-dihydroxy-6-naphthoate synthase, giving the protein MPSRRPRRRSYARSRRPSPTDLVVHTLTFGYSPCPNDTFAFHALTHGLVDAPFRIEPVLLDIEELNRRAHDGAFALTKLSVGAFAAVGDRYRLLRSGAALGKGVGPLVVTKDPLPFAHAVSRRIAIPGRETTAYRLLRLAAPALGEVVEMRYDRILRAVEQGEVDAGLIIHESRFTYADHGLTKAIDLGDWWERETNLPVPLAGICARADLPADVAAAAEQAIRASVQYAFDHPDASRAYVAANAQEMSAEVCAQHIALYVNEHSLDVGEEGLRAIERLVRG; this is encoded by the coding sequence ATGCCATCACGGCGGCCACGCCGGCGCTCGTACGCACGATCGCGGCGGCCCTCTCCGACTGACCTGGTCGTGCACACCCTCACGTTCGGCTATTCGCCCTGCCCCAACGACACGTTCGCCTTTCATGCGCTCACGCATGGTCTGGTCGACGCGCCGTTTCGCATCGAGCCGGTGCTGCTCGATATCGAGGAGCTCAACCGGCGCGCCCACGACGGTGCGTTCGCCCTCACCAAGCTGAGCGTCGGTGCCTTCGCCGCCGTGGGCGATCGATACCGCCTCCTCCGAAGCGGCGCTGCCCTCGGCAAGGGCGTCGGTCCGCTGGTCGTGACCAAGGATCCGCTGCCGTTCGCCCACGCCGTGTCGCGCCGCATCGCGATTCCCGGGCGTGAGACCACGGCCTATCGCCTGCTCCGCCTCGCCGCCCCCGCCCTCGGCGAGGTGGTGGAGATGCGCTATGATCGCATCCTGCGTGCCGTCGAACAGGGGGAGGTCGACGCGGGGCTCATCATCCACGAAAGCCGCTTCACCTACGCCGATCACGGCCTCACCAAAGCCATCGACCTCGGTGATTGGTGGGAACGTGAGACGAACCTCCCCGTCCCCCTCGCCGGCATCTGCGCCCGCGCCGACCTCCCCGCCGATGTCGCCGCCGCCGCCGAGCAGGCAATCCGCGCCAGCGTGCAGTACGCGTTCGATCATCCCGACGCGAGTCGCGCCTACGTCGCGGCCAACGCGCAGGAGATGAGCGCCGAGGTGTGCGCGCAGCACATCGCGCTGTATGTCAACGAGCACTCGCTGGATGTGGGGGAGGAGGGACTTCGGGCCATAGAGCGGTTGGTACGGGGATGA
- a CDS encoding MFS transporter, translating into MSTTRAEDRIPFVGKVAYGLGAFVNNLLAAAVGGMMIILNLGLGMNPAMVGLLGALPRAADAIMDPLMGYVSDTTRSRWGRRRPYIFAGALLSGITFIVLWMLPAGRSESFYFWYFLALSIVFYFAYTVFAAPWVALGYELTPDYHERTRLMGVQNFIGQIAYLVSPWFLWIMTNKTWFPDAMSGARGLAIGVGVLAMIMGIIPAIMLRERFTEAHVPAPSPDGASTGLMAKTMAFLRGCRSTLRSRNFLRLCFATFLVFNGFIMISSFQSYVIIYYVFGGNQELGAKYAGYAGTLGTISTFAVITIVTSIATKAGKRAAFFTSTGLSMVGYALKWFSYSPTHPWLVLLPAPLMAFGLGGLFTVMGSMIADVCDSDELETQQRREGMFGSIYWWVVKVGMAAALAGGGYLLNATGFDVALAGAQSSHTITLLRLFDAGVPFLTSALAIWIMLGYDVTEAKAGAVRASLEERKTAAGSIPAAV; encoded by the coding sequence GTGAGCACCACGCGCGCCGAAGATCGCATCCCCTTCGTGGGGAAGGTGGCGTACGGGCTTGGCGCGTTCGTGAACAACCTGCTGGCGGCCGCGGTCGGCGGCATGATGATCATCCTCAATCTCGGGTTGGGGATGAATCCGGCGATGGTCGGGCTGCTGGGGGCCTTGCCGCGGGCGGCCGATGCCATCATGGACCCGCTGATGGGGTACGTGTCCGACACCACCCGCTCCCGCTGGGGGCGACGTCGGCCGTACATCTTTGCCGGCGCACTGCTGTCGGGGATCACGTTCATCGTGCTCTGGATGCTGCCGGCCGGGCGGAGCGAGTCGTTCTACTTCTGGTATTTCCTCGCGCTGTCCATCGTCTTCTACTTCGCGTACACCGTCTTCGCCGCCCCGTGGGTCGCGCTGGGGTACGAACTCACTCCCGACTACCACGAGCGCACGCGCCTGATGGGCGTGCAGAACTTCATCGGCCAGATCGCCTACCTCGTCTCGCCATGGTTCCTGTGGATCATGACGAACAAGACGTGGTTTCCCGATGCGATGTCGGGCGCGCGTGGCCTCGCGATCGGGGTGGGGGTGCTGGCGATGATCATGGGCATCATCCCGGCCATCATGCTGCGCGAGCGGTTCACCGAAGCGCACGTGCCGGCGCCGTCACCCGACGGGGCCTCGACCGGGCTGATGGCCAAGACCATGGCCTTCCTGCGCGGCTGCCGTTCCACGCTGCGCTCCCGCAACTTCCTGCGCCTCTGCTTTGCGACGTTCCTGGTGTTCAACGGGTTCATCATGATCTCGTCGTTCCAGTCGTACGTGATCATCTACTACGTGTTCGGCGGAAACCAGGAGCTGGGCGCCAAGTACGCGGGCTATGCGGGGACGCTGGGCACGATCTCCACGTTTGCGGTCATCACGATCGTCACCTCCATCGCGACCAAGGCCGGCAAGCGGGCAGCGTTCTTCACCTCCACCGGGCTGTCCATGGTGGGGTACGCGCTCAAGTGGTTCAGCTACAGCCCGACCCACCCGTGGCTCGTGCTGCTGCCGGCACCGCTCATGGCCTTCGGGCTGGGTGGCCTCTTCACCGTGATGGGGTCGATGATCGCCGATGTGTGCGACAGCGACGAACTCGAGACCCAGCAGCGCCGCGAAGGGATGTTCGGGTCGATCTACTGGTGGGTGGTGAAGGTCGGCATGGCGGCAGCGCTGGCGGGCGGCGGCTACCTGCTGAACGCGACCGGCTTCGACGTCGCGCTCGCCGGTGCGCAGAGTTCGCACACCATCACGCTGCTCCGTCTCTTCGATGCCGGCGTGCCGTTCCTCACCTCGGCCCTCGCGATCTGGATCATGCTCGGCTACGACGTCACCGAGGCCAAGGCCGGCGCCGTGCGCGCATCGCTCGAGGAGCGCAAAACGGCCGCGGGGAGTATCCCCGCGGCCGTCTGA